From Sporosarcina sp. FSL W7-1349, a single genomic window includes:
- a CDS encoding DUF4317 domain-containing protein, whose product MNKKDIADIRKHFKLDTDLLKINDIYNVYIRQESSEIYHEKGQPFSLLDREQQELFLANFKKVLGGKLDMKLFEVKFQRPAEEQTDHAQQLLYAGLHAEDVVDWKADMQRLALKMVQDVQYEKDLVVTFIRGTYFKPTKRHSEEYEVAERDEVYSTPFILCSMNQTEQPKRSLVFDFTEREFKSSFMSDPIINLTSPIGGFLFPCFTNNAADVNHLLYAAGKANKPDFHLIENVLNGEEIMTAEDDKAVFEEIVKEVVGEEVKTRTLANVYDEINSLLVVEEENEKEDESLPTLDTKEVERVLKASGVKDVSTEKVERAFQKVVEDKSYELKATHIVPSYTSKSIKIETKVANIAISPQDLRFVRQVTVDGKRCLLIEVEEDAVIEGFTLLSEELLEK is encoded by the coding sequence ATGAACAAGAAGGATATCGCGGATATTCGCAAACATTTCAAGTTGGATACCGATTTACTGAAAATCAATGATATTTACAACGTATACATCAGACAGGAAAGCAGTGAAATCTATCATGAGAAGGGCCAGCCGTTTTCCCTGTTGGATCGGGAGCAGCAGGAACTGTTTCTCGCCAATTTCAAGAAAGTGTTAGGCGGGAAATTGGATATGAAGCTGTTTGAGGTGAAGTTCCAGCGTCCAGCGGAGGAGCAGACGGATCATGCGCAACAGCTTTTGTATGCGGGGCTTCATGCTGAGGACGTCGTAGATTGGAAGGCGGATATGCAACGCCTTGCCCTGAAGATGGTGCAGGACGTCCAATATGAAAAGGATTTAGTCGTCACTTTCATTCGCGGCACCTATTTCAAGCCGACGAAACGGCATTCGGAAGAATATGAGGTTGCGGAACGAGATGAGGTCTATTCCACCCCCTTTATCCTCTGCAGCATGAATCAGACCGAACAGCCGAAGCGGTCCCTCGTGTTCGATTTTACCGAACGGGAGTTTAAGTCGAGTTTTATGAGCGATCCCATCATCAATCTCACTTCTCCGATTGGCGGTTTTTTATTCCCTTGCTTTACGAATAACGCTGCGGATGTCAATCACCTCCTGTATGCAGCTGGCAAAGCGAATAAGCCGGATTTCCATCTTATCGAAAATGTCCTTAATGGTGAGGAAATCATGACAGCCGAAGATGATAAAGCTGTCTTTGAGGAGATCGTCAAGGAAGTGGTCGGGGAAGAAGTGAAAACACGAACCCTCGCCAACGTCTACGACGAAATCAACAGTTTGTTGGTTGTGGAAGAGGAGAATGAAAAAGAAGATGAGAGTCTCCCCACGTTGGACACGAAAGAAGTGGAACGTGTGCTGAAGGCGAGCGGTGTGAAAGATGTAAGTACGGAAAAAGTGGAAAGGGCCTTTCAGAAAGTGGTCGAAGACAAATCATATGAGTTGAAAGCGACGCATATCGTCCCGAGCTATACATCGAAATCGATCAAAATCGAAACGAAAGTAGCCAATATCGCTATCAGCCCGCAAGAC